GTTCCGCTGGGGCGATGGGGGAGAGTGGGCACGGCCTGCGACGCCGAGCACCCGGCAACGAACCCGGCGTCCCCCACCCCTCGCCGCCCTGCCCCAGCGGCCGGAGCTCACGTACGGTTGACACATGACGAGCATCGGTGGCGCTTCAACCGGCATGGTCGACTGGAATCTCGCGGTCGCGACCGCGACCCGGCTCGTACGGCCGGGCCCCGACGTCAGCGCCGACGAGGCCCGGGCCGTCGTCGCGGAGCTGCGCCGGCATGCCAAGGCCTCGGAGGGACACGTCCGGGGCTTCACTCGTCTGGGCACGGAGGAGGGCCACGACACCCCCGTCCTGGTCGTCGACCGCCCGGGCTGGATCCGCGCGAACGTCGCCGGCTTCCGGGAACTCCTGAAACCCCTGCTCGACAAGATGCAGGACCGGCGCGGCAACAGCCCCGGCGGCACGGTCATGAGCGCCGTCGGCGGCAAGGTCACCGGCGTGGAGCTGGGCATGCTCCTGTCCTTCCTGGCCTCCCGCGTCCTCGGCCAGTACGAGACCTTCGCCCCGGCCACGCGCCAGTTCCCGGCCGGAGGCCCCCCTGATGCACCGAGTGGCGGCGGCCGGCTCCTGCTCGTCGCCCCGAACATCGTGCACGTGGAGCGCGAACTCGACGTGGACCCGCACGACTTCAGGCTCTGGGTGTGCCTGCACGAGGAGACCCACCGCACGCAGTTCACGGCCGTGCCCTGGCTGCGCGACCACCTCGAGGGTGAGATCCAGTCGTTCCTGGCCGAGACCGACGTCGACCCCATGACCGTCCTGGAGCGCGTACGCGAAGCCGCCCAGAGCCTCGCCGGGGGCCGCCCCGAGGGCGAGGAGGACGACGGCGGCCGCTCCTTCGTCGAGATCGTGCAGACCCCCGCCCAGCGCGAGATCCTCGGCCGCCTCACGGCCGTGATGTCCCTGCTGGAGGGCCACGCCGACTTCGTGATGGACGGCGTCGGACCGGACGTCGTCCCGAGCGTCGGGGAGATCCGCGAGAAGTTCCAGCAGCGCCGCGCCAAGGGCGCCTCCCGCCTGGACCTGGCCCTGCGCAAGCTGCTCGGCCTGGACGCCAAGCTGCGGCAGTACCGGGACGGCGAACGCTTCGTACGGGCCGTCGTCGACGAGGTCGGCATGGACGGCTTCAACCGCGTCTGGACCTCGCCCAACACCCTCCCCACCAAGACGGAGATCGCCAAACCGGCGGACTGGGTCGCGCGGGTGCATCGCAGGGCCGAGTAGTGAACATCGCGGGAAGGTCGTGAAAGGAAACGGGCCCACGGGAGGCGAACGCCCCTCCAATCACCCGTCCGAGGGACCGTGAGCGAGGGGTAGGCGTGCAATGCTCGGGGAACGGCCCGGTTCTGTCACCATCTACACACTCTGCGTGACCGGCATCGGGCTCACCCCCCGAAAACTTCATGAAGGGAACCGGACATGGGTCCCCATCCTGCGGTCGCGGCGATACGCCTGGCGGTCCGCCGCGTCCTCCACGACCTCCTCACCGAGCACCACCGCACCGCCGCCGCACTCCCGCACGCCCCCTCGCACGAGCTTTCCCCAAGCTCTCGGCTGCGCTCGAGCAGGGAGGTACCCCCATCCCCGCCGCTCGTGCTCGTGGCATGTTCCGGCGGCGCCGACTCCATGGCCCTCGCCTCCGCCCTCGCCTTCGAGTCCCCGAAGCTCGGCGTCAGAGCCGGTGGCGTGACCGTCGACCACGGTCTCCAGCCCGGCTCCGACCTGCGGGCCGCGGAAGTCGTCCTGCGCCTGCGCGAACTCGGCCTCGACCCGGTCGACTCCGTCGCCGTGACCGTCGGCCGCGCCGGCGGCCCCGAAGCCGCCGCCCGCGACGCCCGCTACGCCGCGCTCGACATCGCCGCCGAACGCCACGGCGCCGCCGCGGTCCTGCTCGGCCACACGCGGGACGACCAGGCCGAAACCGTCCTGCTCGGCCTCGCCCGCGGCTCCGGCATCCGCTCCCTGTCCGGGATGGCCGCGGTCTCGGGGGCCGACGGCCGTTACCGGCGGCCCTTCCTGGAACTCGACCGGCAGACCGCCCGCAAGGCCTGCATGGTCCAGTCCCTGCCCGTCTGGGACGACCCCCACAACGCCGACCCGGCCTACACCCGCTCCCGGCTGCGCCACGAGGGCCTGCCCGCCCTGGAGAAGGCCCTCGGCAAGGGCGTCGTCGAGGCCCTCGCCCGTACGGCCCAGCTCTCCCGCGACGACGCCGACGCCCTCGACTCCTGGGCCACCCAGGCCGAGGCCACCGTCCGCGACGCCGCCGGGCTCCTGGAGTGCGCGAAGCTCTACGCCCTGCCGCCCGCCGTACGCCGCCGCGTCCTGCGCCGGGCCGCCATCGCGGCCGGTTCCCCGGCCGGTTCGCTGTTCGCCCGGCACCTCGAGGAAGTCGACCGATTGATCACCGGCTGGCGCGGTCAGGGTGCCATCAACCTCCCCGGCAAGGTCGTGGCCCGGCGGCAGGGTGGCAGACTGGTGATTCGGCAAGGCTGAATCGCGTCCCCACCGGGCAGTCGGTGGAGGGGCCGCTCAGTCAGGGACGACCGAAAGTGATGCGGGTGGACGCGAAAGACATGGGTGCCGACCTTCAGCAGGTACTCATCACCAAGGAAGAGATCGACGCCAAGCTGGCCGAGCTGGCCGCGAAGATCGACGCGGAGTACGCGGGCAAGGACCTGCTGATCGTCGGCGTCCTCAAGGGCGCGGTGATGGTCATGGCCGATCTCGCCCGGGCGCTGTCCACCCCCCTCACCATGGACTGGATGGCCGTATCCTCGTACGGGGCGGGCACCCAGTCCTCCGGTGTGGTGCGGATCCTCAAGGACCTCGACACCGACATCAAGGGCAAGCACGTCCTCATCGTCGAGGACATCATCGACTCCGGCCTGACCCTGTCCTGGCTGATCTCCAACCTCGGCTCGCGCGAGCCCGCCTCCCTCAAGGTGTGCACGCTGCTGCGCAAGCCCGAGGCCGCGAAGGTGGCCATCGACGTGGAATGGGTCGGGTTCGACATCCCCAACGAGTTCGTCGTGGGCTACGGCCTCGACTACGCCGAGAAGTACCGCAACCTCCCGTTCGTCGGTACGCTCGCGCCCCACGTGTACGGCGGCTGAGACTCCGGCCGGGGTGCCGTGAGGGTGATCGGGAACCCCAGCGTGCTTCCCGCCGTTGGAGCATGCGTAGACGGATCGCCAGCCGTCCCGCGCGGCTTCAGGTGACAATGCTGGGGTACCGTCCGAAGAACAGGCTTTATCAAACTCACTATGGCAGGAGGGACGGGGCGGCACCGCTCCGTATGGATGGACGTGAAGCGATACTTCCGTGGGCCGGTCATGTGGATCGTGCTGGCCGTCCTTGCCGTGGTCGTGTTGATGCAGGTCGTCGGCTCGTCCGGTGGCTACAAGACGGTGGACACCGGCCAGGTCGTCCAGGCGATCAACCAGAACAAGGTGGAGTCGGCCAAGCTCACCACCGGCGATGACGAGACCATCAAGGTCACGCTCAAGGACGGCGTAAAGGTCGAGGGCAGCTCCAAGATTCAGGCGAGCTACATCGGCAATCAGGGCGAGGACATCGCCAGCACGCTGCAGAACAAGTTCCAGAACAAGCAGATCCCGGACGGCTACACGGTTTCGCCGTCCAAGCAGAACCCGTTCATCGGGATGCTGATCTCTTTCCTGCTTCCCTTGATTCTCATCGTGGTCCTCTTCCTGTTCCTGATGAACCAGATGCAGGGCGGCGGCTCCCGCGTCATGAACTTCGGGAAGTCCAAGGCCAAGCTCATCACCAAGGACACCCCCAAGACGACGTTCTCGGACGTCGCCGGTTCCGACGAGGCCGTCGAGGAGCTCCACGAGATCAAGGAGTTCCTCCAGGAGCCGGCCAAGTTCCAGGCCGTCGGTGCCAAGATCCCCAAGGGCGTTCTGCTCTACGGGCCTCCCGGTACCGGCAAGACCCTGCTCGCGCGTGCCGTCGCGGGCGAGGCCGGGGTGCCGTTCTACTCGATCTCCGGTTCCGACTTCGTCGAGATGTTCGTCGGTGTCGGTGCCTCCCGGGTCCGTGACCTGTTCGAGCAGGCCAAGGCGAACGCCCCGGCGATCGTCTTCGTCGACGAGATCGACGCGGTCGGCCGCCACCGCGGCGCCGGCCTCGGCGGTGGGCACGACGAGCGCGAGCAGACGCTGAACCAACTGCTCGTCGAGATGGACGGCTTCGACGTCAAGGGCGGCGTGATCCTCATCGCCGCGACCAACCGGCCCGACATCCTCGACCCGGCGCTGCTGCGCCCCGGCCGTTTCGACCGGCAGATCGCCGTCGACCGCCCGGACATGCAGGGCCGTCTGGAGATCCTGAAGGTTCACCAGAAGGGCAAGCCGGTCGCGCCCGACGTCGACCTGTCGGCCATGGCCCGCCGTACGCCCGGCATGACGGGTGCCGATCTGGCCAACGTGCTGAACGAGGCCGCCCTGCTGACGGCCCGCAGCGACAAGAAGCTGATCGACAACCACATGCTCGACGAGGCGATCGACCGTGTGGTCGCGGGCCCGCAGAAGCGGACCCGGATCATGTCGGACAAGGAGAAGAAGATCACCGCGTACCACGAGGGCGGACACGCCCTGGTCGCGGCGGCCTCGCCGAACTCCGACCCCGTCCACAAGATCACGATCCTGTCGAGAGGCCGCGCCCTCGGCTACACGATGGTGCTGCCGGACGAGGACAAGTACTCGACCACGCGCAACGAGATGCTGGACCAGCTGGCCTACATGCTGG
This region of Streptomyces caelestis genomic DNA includes:
- a CDS encoding zinc-dependent metalloprotease, which produces MTSIGGASTGMVDWNLAVATATRLVRPGPDVSADEARAVVAELRRHAKASEGHVRGFTRLGTEEGHDTPVLVVDRPGWIRANVAGFRELLKPLLDKMQDRRGNSPGGTVMSAVGGKVTGVELGMLLSFLASRVLGQYETFAPATRQFPAGGPPDAPSGGGRLLLVAPNIVHVERELDVDPHDFRLWVCLHEETHRTQFTAVPWLRDHLEGEIQSFLAETDVDPMTVLERVREAAQSLAGGRPEGEEDDGGRSFVEIVQTPAQREILGRLTAVMSLLEGHADFVMDGVGPDVVPSVGEIREKFQQRRAKGASRLDLALRKLLGLDAKLRQYRDGERFVRAVVDEVGMDGFNRVWTSPNTLPTKTEIAKPADWVARVHRRAE
- the hpt gene encoding hypoxanthine phosphoribosyltransferase, with translation MRVDAKDMGADLQQVLITKEEIDAKLAELAAKIDAEYAGKDLLIVGVLKGAVMVMADLARALSTPLTMDWMAVSSYGAGTQSSGVVRILKDLDTDIKGKHVLIVEDIIDSGLTLSWLISNLGSREPASLKVCTLLRKPEAAKVAIDVEWVGFDIPNEFVVGYGLDYAEKYRNLPFVGTLAPHVYGG
- the ftsH gene encoding ATP-dependent zinc metalloprotease FtsH, with product MDVKRYFRGPVMWIVLAVLAVVVLMQVVGSSGGYKTVDTGQVVQAINQNKVESAKLTTGDDETIKVTLKDGVKVEGSSKIQASYIGNQGEDIASTLQNKFQNKQIPDGYTVSPSKQNPFIGMLISFLLPLILIVVLFLFLMNQMQGGGSRVMNFGKSKAKLITKDTPKTTFSDVAGSDEAVEELHEIKEFLQEPAKFQAVGAKIPKGVLLYGPPGTGKTLLARAVAGEAGVPFYSISGSDFVEMFVGVGASRVRDLFEQAKANAPAIVFVDEIDAVGRHRGAGLGGGHDEREQTLNQLLVEMDGFDVKGGVILIAATNRPDILDPALLRPGRFDRQIAVDRPDMQGRLEILKVHQKGKPVAPDVDLSAMARRTPGMTGADLANVLNEAALLTARSDKKLIDNHMLDEAIDRVVAGPQKRTRIMSDKEKKITAYHEGGHALVAAASPNSDPVHKITILSRGRALGYTMVLPDEDKYSTTRNEMLDQLAYMLGGRAAEELVFHDPTTGAANDIEKATGLARAMVTQYGMTERLGAIKFGGDNTEPFLGREMSHQRDYSEEVAALVDEEVKKLIETAHNEAWEILVENRDVLDNLVLQLLEKETLGKEEIAEIFAPIVKRPPRPAWTGSSRRTPSTRPPVLSPKELALTNGANGATPAITTAKSTAAEPAPAPERAPEERPES
- the tilS gene encoding tRNA lysidine(34) synthetase TilS; the encoded protein is MGPHPAVAAIRLAVRRVLHDLLTEHHRTAAALPHAPSHELSPSSRLRSSREVPPSPPLVLVACSGGADSMALASALAFESPKLGVRAGGVTVDHGLQPGSDLRAAEVVLRLRELGLDPVDSVAVTVGRAGGPEAAARDARYAALDIAAERHGAAAVLLGHTRDDQAETVLLGLARGSGIRSLSGMAAVSGADGRYRRPFLELDRQTARKACMVQSLPVWDDPHNADPAYTRSRLRHEGLPALEKALGKGVVEALARTAQLSRDDADALDSWATQAEATVRDAAGLLECAKLYALPPAVRRRVLRRAAIAAGSPAGSLFARHLEEVDRLITGWRGQGAINLPGKVVARRQGGRLVIRQG